The genome window TCGTCCTATACGTTTTAACAAAACTATTattcattatgtttttaaatgtgttttttttctcattacTGGACGCTAATTCATACTGATTTTTGATCGATTcgcacaatatatttttatgaaggagttcctttttaactttttacttaTCTGAAACAGAAATATTCAATGAACTAACAAACGATTCTGTTTTAGAGTGTGGTGttaaatcattatcattaaaattattctctTTATCCTGTTCATTTTCCTTTGAATGCGCTGCTTGTCTAATTTTGTATCtatatattgttttctttagagcattattttttctgattaatgaatttattttttctcttaatttttaattttcttgtgttattttgttatatctttgtttatacaCTTTTCGAGCACATTTAGTTTCATCCGATTTTTCCTCAGTCGTTTGTTGCTTAGATCTTCGCCATTCCTttctcctattttttttttcagattcagATAACTGACGTATCGGTATGTAGTTATTTTTAGTAACCTTACCAAATTTTTTTCTTGTAGTTCTTTCCATTTTTGCggatcatttaattttaaacgctCTCGGTAACGTTTTTGCCGTTCAGCAGGCGTTAATGGCATCTTCCCTACAACAGAAAatgaaattactatattttacgCGAGTATATTGTAAACAAGCCTTTACCGATTCCATTGTGTaacgtaacacaaaaatattaacacaatgGTGACCCAAATGAACAAAATGAACGTGTCCTTAacctacaataaattatatttttgaaatttcactCCCAAAATACTCGCAAAACGTGCATTTGACTACAATTTACCAGCAACTACACTAACGTACCGCACTATAAAGTATAGTACTTACCGAAATCAAATAATTTGGcactttaaaacaaattattattgtcttATTTACGACGCGCACAACGTGAAATCATCAATCACAAAACAAAATGGCGCAGCCGAAAGAAATTAGCGCCCTCTTGTCGTAACTATATTGAGGCTTGGAGTTGCcattctaaattttaaatttagttttattattataaaatatcaaagttaCAAAAAAGAATAACACAAACGAATGGAAAATGAGACACGTGTTAatgagcaaaaaaaaaattatttattagaattaaattgttttgtagtGTATATCATATAACTTATAAGTTCACCTGACAAATCCTTGTTGAATCAGGTTACTAaatgtgtgtattttttattatttgttgcatttttttaaatacgcacGACTGCGGACATTGAACTTTTGTATGGGAAACAAATtacgacataaaataaattaagttttttaagacAATAGAACCAATGTGCACATACAAACCTTTCTGTGTTTACTATATTACCACCAATGAGCATTAaagttgatttattatatatttacatttcaaagtatatttcataatattataccaaTAACTTTCATGGACACATAACTAcaacaaaatgtacaaaaattttGAATACGACCCATCAACGGATTACTATGTTGCTTGGCTCTCTTAAAATACGCCGTGGAAAGTATCTTGAGGTGTTTCGCGATCGAATCGATGTCGAagtatttgtgtaatttttgtTAGGTAAtcaattgatatttatacaGTTTGAGTATTCAACaagttcattaaattaaatggccattttaataaaagaaaaaaaaaatatttataaaggacAATGGGCATTATTGTATGGGTTGCGTACCAACCCTTGTAACATGTTGCGACTAGTTTAAACATGTTcacttaagttttatttttataaataattcaagtttttattataattgcgtGCAGGTCAAAGGTTCTGGGATGCAAATGAAAAAagaatttttgtattgaataatgctttaatcatatttttttacattttgtgcTACGTACTCATATACTTTTTACGTTCATAATAATTGTAGAGTCAATAATCGTAATTTTTAGAcagttattaataaacacaCAGTTGAAAATAGTACAATTATAGCTGAATAATTCTCTTATACAACTTAAAGAATCCACTTTATACACTGGTACTTGTGCTACAACAATCAGATTCTTTATCGTATcacagtatttatatttatttatgttaatatacataataatggaCATTATCTACAACAATGTCGTCCAAATAGGTCGCCGGTAACAATATGCTTGGCTGGTGTCTTGCCCAGCCAAGGTACCAAATGATACTCATTATGTGAGCGCAAGTACCTACTGTTCTCTTCCCAGTCAAACAAGAGCAATAATAATGGGAAATTGACTCTCTCGCTGTTTCTGCTCTGTTGTTGATCAAAATGTACGAATAATAAATTCTACAAGATACGTGTCGCTATTTTATCCGCCCCCTTAAAAGAATACCATCTacaatgtttatattgtatCGCACAAGGTTTGGAATAGCTCCTATGCATATTTCTATTGTGTATATGCCGTTTCTAATGTGTTCGCTCAAATAAGACCgtgcaaattttatttgataagttcctaatgaaatcaataaaagttCTTCTTCTGTTAGTATTGGAAATTGCAGTAATTATTGTCATCTGCGGTGATAGCACAAAAAGATACTCGCTGTCGATTTATATTCTCTTCGATAACATAGTCACTTAGACTGTTGGCCATATGAATTCTCCTATTTAGTGCTTCTATTATTTCATGAGCTCGAGGATGGTCTTTTACAGGCTctctaaaagtatttaaaagagCAGCAGCAATGCGTATATCAACGAATAAATGCGTCATTGCccgattaaaatattcttgtccgaatattttaaaatcgcgTTTAATCCACCCATTCACTACCTCTACAACCCATCTCACGATTGTAACTAATCTTGATTTATTAGCTTCTACTGTACTCAGTTGGCTTTCACTTCTAAGTTTTGTTGGAGGCATGTGGGCTTGATAGCCCCAAGTCTGTAAGGTTGAAATTGCGTCTCTGAAACCTCTGTCTAATACAAATACATCATTAATATGAAGGACATAATGAATTggattcatttcattttcaatatagGCATTCATTATCGTCGCATCTGAAGTCGTAGCAGCATGAGGGCCAGTCACATCTACTATGTATCTGTGCATATTAATAGAAAAGTTTTTAGCAGGTTTCTGAATTTGTGCAGACTATATGATTGCttctgaaacaaaaaattactaCTTTTCTGGATGTAAATGTAGGTTCCGTCGCATATCAAAATGGCTGGTGGCACTTCATTGTCAACACCAAATATAGCATTTGGAATTGTTGAGTTTCTTGCTACAATTTCTTCACGGCTAATGTGGTCCCATCCGAGATGACGAGGAACAAACTCATTTGTTAAACATTCACGTGCTAACTCCAATTTTCGATCCAAACTACGCCGGCTCATGTCTAAACGGCTTGATAATCGTTCATTTGGTTCTCCCGttcttattttcattaaataagctCGTCTGCTCCAGAAGTCTGTTGAATTCTTCATGATTTAGACCCGTACAAAAATGAAGCTCAGATGTTGTTATAGATTCAATATTGTCGAAATTAAATCGAGGTTGTTGGCAGGCATCTCTTAACATATCTAGCATGTCCTTTAAATGTTCAGCCGTAAAAGACGAATTATTCAGCTCCTCTAACTCATTCCATTCGTTTAAAGTCAAATGAACGTGACAGATGCGGGCACTTGGTggaatatataacttatattccACTAACATCCGAGATTTTATAAAACGTGGTACTCTTACTGGATTATCTGCCCTGCAATTCGGGAAAAGACAGCTGTTGGATGTATTTGCAGATCTTTTGTAACCAGTTATAGACATAACATCAACTGACGGTTGTTCCGGATTGTGGGGTAAATCTTGAGGTTCCATGTCTAGTTCGTTTAATCTCGCCTCATGTCGAGTAGCAGCCACCCAGCAACGATGGCAAATGTGTTGCCGATCATTCAATAGGGcctgcaaaaaaataaaaatgctgatAATGATAGATGATAATCCTTCGATTCGCTTTATAGAGATTAAATAATATCGTAGTGATAACACTCGTTTtgcatttattgaataatacaaattatttatttaaataaaatgtattgtactAGTCGATTGTCTTAAATTGTGCTATCACATAAAATCAGAAGATAATAGTGCATAAATAATTGTTGCTATTGATATAGATaagattgttataaatatacagttgtatgtgttatatatatttacattaaacatacCTGGTCTATTCTCATATGCTCCAAAATATATTCAGCAAAACGTGGTCTTGCTTCTAATATGGGTCTTGACACTTCATGTCTCACTCGCTGCCGTCTCAAAGACCGAGTACAGGTCACACACAAATGTTCCATAGTTAgtaataattacaacaatatcAAAGTCCACAAAACAAGCCAAAGCCGATCGTTGTAAACGTAGAAGCAGGGGTCCTTTATCAATGCGTAAGTCGTCAAAAATTAATAGCGGAGTAACAATTTTGAAAGACGATAGTACAGCACAGCTACAAAACTACACTGCCACTAAGTAAACAATTTCATCTAGAAGGATCGCCGGGATCCATCTCTTTCCAACATGTAGCGCTGTCTCATGAAATATCATTCGTTGCCGCTGCTCCTGTGCTTACAATGAAAAACAATGGCAGCGCGTGGCGCGCGGGGTGGTAGAGGGGCTGTTGGGTCGAAATAGGCACTACCTGGTCGATCGTGTGTTTTTttccacttttttttaaatcgctttAGTcctatagttattaaaaaactaattaattaagttatatttaacatttttgtgaTATGAATAATACCACTATAACAGTTTCCCTGCACGAGATACGGAGTTATGCCGatacaaaaaaacataacacTCGTTGAGATCTTTCAAATGATGTAGGTAGAAAAATGTTACAACACTTGGGACGAAACCGCCCATTGTCCTTTTAgttacaaagtattttaaattaaactataaattaaattactgctTTTTGTTGACTAGTGAATTTACATCTTGTAGGTTTCTTAGATAGAATATCTTTCCTTGGTCATCTTTGCGTGCTTTTATGTAATCTTTTTTGAACCACACATATTTAtagttctgttttattttaagttcttGTTTTGCTAGCcacattatttgtttatttaagcgAGTCATTCTCTTACGTATACTCTTCCGATGTTGATAGTGCAGATGCTAACCACTCTGTTTGAGCAGCTTCTTcttttaacctaacctaaacacTCTGTTTGAGCAGCTTCTTCTTTTAGCTCCACTATCAGGTTTCTTTCACGATCGCCTCTTTCTCTTGGTCTATGCGTATGCTTAATGCCGCTTTTGGGAACGTTTAGTTTTCGAGCTAGGTTTTCAACTATGACTTGTACATTctcattattattgtaaggTACGTTGGAAACTTCAATCtgttttgaaagttttttttgttcCATGGCTCGAATTTGTTGTTCGAGAGCACCTACTCTGGTTTCtaagttgttatttttgtttgtaagctcaatatttttttttctctagcTTTTTAATTGTTTGTCGAAATATTTCTATACTCCCCATTACTTTATCGAGCTTCGCGCTATGCAATTGTAGGGATTCACTTATCTCTTTCATCtcctttttaattgttttttcaaGTTGGTTAGATATGTTATGGATAAGGGTTTTAGCATCAGGATTATTGTGTACATCGTCTTCTTCGTCATCTTCTTCTGGAATCACAATGGAGGAATTACGCTTCGGTGATCCTCGTATGCATTCCAGGCAAGTCCATCCCAGTGTCCAGATGATGCTGCTTTCAGAATCGCAGCCTGCTTTTTCGTTAGCCCAGTACATTTCGCGTTGATATGCACTAGCCGTTCACACTTGTTACATTCTATACCAGGAGAAGTCTTCGTAATCGCTTTGTTGCAATTATCGCATGTGCTTGCCATTGTGGGTAGATTTAAATTTGGGGATTGAGACTAGCTACACAACCGCTTTAGACAACAATTTGACAGTGAATGATGGCCTTTCTTCTAGTTAGTAAGCACAGAGTACATTATATATACTGCTATAGAGTGGTAACTCAACTCTCTTGCGTACAACGCCATCTATCGGGAAGTTGtgcaactaaaatatatataaccataATATGCATACTCTTTTCTATAGTACATTCCCTAGTATCACATAGTTTATCCTAATTATTACAAGATCATATAAATATGCaacttaaattacttaaataattgatGGTTGCATAATTACATGACCTTGTAATAATTAGGATAAACTATGTGATACAACATACAATAAAGGCAAATAAAaccgaatattataaaataataaaacaaggttttttttgaaacttttattttctttttcttaaacttttatatttaaatgctaaacattttattaaatcttgcTGGTCATAATTTGTAATCGCACCAGAGAGAATTTTGTTTACATCTCTACACCAATTACATAAGAAGAATATGCACGAAGTATTTAATAACTTCTCTACAATATCACTTTTATGATTTTCgcatgataaaaaattaaaatcaagccTAATCTGTAgaactagttttatataatttttaatattttgaatatccGGCCTTtctttaattatgaaatgtataataTCCTGTATTTCAGAAAAGCATTTTACCAAATCAATAGCTGgatatgtcaaatagttttttttcgaattatattcccgcaatttaatataattattctcttGGGgcgaatacaaattatttacacaaattttaaaatttttgaaaaccTTTGTGtgacattgttttaataaatagccCGTTACATATTCTAATGCAGCTATTATTCGCGGATCCCTTTTTTTAGTAGTCAACTCTACTAACATATTATCACTACAAATGTCTTCATAATGTATTTCAGAACAACTATTGTCTTTATATTCATACTCTGTAAAGAATAGTTcctttaaagatttaaatatgtagGACTCATCATTCTCACAATTAGATCCAGGCGAATAAATACTGCTTAAATTGTTGACCATCAGTGCAACAAATGCCGACTCAAACCCAGCACATGTTGGAGAATTATTTCGGTAACCATGACTTCTTATACTACCGAAAAAATTCTCTAACGTGTCTTGGTTGAAATGACGGCACCAAAttgatttaatgttataaacattaaacaatgtcttggttaatttttcaatattttcaattgtacgTATCCAGTTACTTATAGTTGGGACAATGGTAACTTCACCTTTTTTTGACACAAACTTCATTGATTTTAGGACCACTTTTGATTTTTTCCAAATTTCGTGGTGCTCTGACCTGGGTTTCACTGGCAAAAGTAGTGGTTTTCCACTTCTTTTAGAAGAGTTACTACAGCTACCATTCATAGAGTCAAATAATTcatcaaaaaataatagaatgtcAGCTGTATCTTTGCATTCACTTGGCAGTAAGCCCTGATCTGTAAACATAGTAGACTGCCTACtctactatttaaaaattattgaatcattattattaatgaaacattaaatattttgaaataaaatttctattttaattttgtttgaccAATTTAAGGGAAAAGTATAGCAACTAGTAATCttaccatataaaataaactacaaatcTAACCATAATTGTTATACTCACCAGCTAAAAATCCCATATTTATCTCTACAGTGTGGCTAAAAACTTGACTGGCATATTTAACCTTCATTTTAGGCACTTTTTCAGGATCACAATGTTTTTcgcttaactttttaattaatcttactcCCTTATATGTTGGGTTATTTTCAAAAAGTTTCACAATGTGGTCCCACTTTGCTGTTTTTTTATGCCATCTATTGTATAGGACAaatctttatacaataaattattcctGATACCTTTTATTAAATGTGGAACATCAAATAAAGGAACCACTTCTTCATTATCCACCTCAAAAACTCCATCTTTTGCTTCTTTGCCAGCTTTTGCATATTcctgttttgtttcttttattaaatagttgatAGCGCTTACATTTGAAGTTCCTTGGTCACAAACAGTAGCCAGAACTTTAAAGCCaacttcatttaattttcttatatttttcttaatcatTGATGCTAACCCTGTAATTTTATCATTTCGCCTGCTGTAATCCAGGTGAGGTGTTAGGGCCATCTCATCAAAAACtaatgtgcataatttgtggcTTGGTTTCATCCGTGATGCTTGTTTCTTCAactgttgaaaaatattttcatttaatccaGATTTTATATTGGCTTTTGATACCATTTTGTTTAAAGTGAATGGAGATGGcagcacaaatattttttgcagcATTCTATAAACTTTTGGCCCCCGTTTATAAAAATGCAGTGCCATAATTTTCTCATCTTTATTAAATCTTCTCCCCTTCTTATCTTTTGTACATTCCCTGAATTGCAGCATAGTAAAAATTGTTGCCATCAATGTAAATCTTTTTACTGcacttaaaaaaggttttttctgAGTCAGGTTCatggctttttttaatttttttaaatagttatccTTTGTCAAAGTCAAGCCttttactttcttttttaaGGCACATATTTTTTgcttcattattgttttttcagACTCAGTCCCCTTCAAATCTGgaacaaaattgaatttttacattatattgtataaatttggattttaaacttattgtgattaataaatatagatttacagAAATTCTTACACATGGTTTTGCTCAAGGTGACtagaagatattattattatattatagtattcaaGTTTTAAAATTCGACTTTAAACGTGGGAGAGCCAATGCCGGCTTGACTGGAGCGATACCACGGCCTCACAGAAAACCAGCGTAAAATGACGCTTGCGTCGTGTTTCGATGCGTGAGTGAGGTTACCGGAGGCCCAATTCCCTACCCCTTCCCCATTCATTCCCCTAAAAAGCCAGCAACGCATTTTGTGGCTCCTCTGGTGTTGCAGGTGTCCATGGGCAGCAGAATTCACTTTCTGTCAGCTTGTTTGCCCCCtatctcataaaaaaaagactacAGTCCTATGTaccttttttatatcaatttcttAAACTTTTGTCTTTTTTGATACTTTGGCCTACCTTGCATGTGCTCAAACAGATGTAGATAAAACTTGTATAGAGCAAAATACAAGCATTGCCCaatagctataaaataaaaaatctgttttgCCCTAACCCATTGAAAGActgacttaaattttaattgtgctCTCTTAGTTGCATATATGCTTCATTCTTCACTTACTGCACAATAGATGAGTTTCTGAACTTAAATCCCTTCTTGGGTCTGTTGTGCTTGCTACTTTTGAATTAcacatatcattataattattactttatcagTTTAAAACTGAGGAAAAGCCTCTTTCAGGGTAATAAAGGTTTAGTTCTTTTTGGTGGGTttcttaaacatataattaaataataattatcttactTGATGTGGGGGTTTTCATGGTTCCAGAGTACAAAAATGCAGACGTAGAAGGAGATGGAGATTCTTCCATGTAATTGGTTATGGATGTTgaactatttataatgttagaatAAAGGCTAGATGATGAGGCAGATGCTGcagttatattcatataatttgacATAACTGAATTGTTTGCTAATTCAGCTAGAGGTACTCTCTCGGTGATTGCatctggaaaataaaaataacataattattaaaactttgtatatCATAATAAGGGAAGTTTCGAATGATGTAATAGTTGGCCACGTTTGGGCTGCGCGAATTTGACTTTAGGAATGTCTCCTGCACTAGCATGACGTCGACAGGGTGGTTCCGTAGGAATTCTCGAACTAGGTCGATCTGTTGGATAAGCCCGTTTGCGTTAAACGTGGCTAGCACTAGTGCGCGTGGTTTTATTCTTACCCTAACGGCGGCCATTTGGGTATCTTAGGGCGTTTACCTGTAAGAACAGGTGTGAGTACCTAACGAATAGGTCCGCGATATTCATTGGATCGGCTGCGTATTCATCCAAGAAACATTGGATGCCGTCCAGGTCTAGACTGTCGCATAGAGCGAAGAATTCGCGGATATTGTCCGCGTCTTTTGTCACCAAGGTCCGTGGCCTTGTTGTCTAGTGCTGCTCGGTGCGGGGTGTGGTGGTGGTGGCCTGAGGGGCTCGCGTTGGTGCCTGAGGGGCTGTCGTCGCTGCCTGAGGGGCTGTCGTCGGTGCCTGGGAGGCTCGCGTCGGTGCCTGATGGGCTCGCGTTGATGCCTGAAGGGCTCGCGTCGGTCTTGGGGCGCGCCTATTTGGCCGCTGCCTTCCCTTTGGGTCTCGTTTGATCGGGGCCCTAGGACATCCGCGGTAATTCGCGGGATGGCCCTGGGTCTCGCACAACACGCAACTAGGCGGGATTTCCGGATCGGTCTGCTTCCGTTCGCAGTCCTCCGTTAAGTGCCCGCCTAGGCATTTGACGCACCTAGGGTGGCCATAGCAGTGGCGGGCTGAGTGTCCGTAGGACTGGCAACGGTGGCATTGGCCAGGTATTCCTCGGCTGCGGGGAGCTTCCAACTTGAAGTCGGAGAGGTCGCATAtggtttttattgtaaatattttctttccctCGGGGGAAAGAGGCAATATGGCCAAGACGAGATCGAATCGTTCTTTGGTCCTAGTGTTGTACATACGGTGTACGTTGATTATCGGGAGATTCGATTTCTCCAGGCTGGCCTTGATCAAAGCCTCAGGTATTTCCTTTGGCAGGCCCCTAATAACGACGCGCAGGTGCCGTTCGTCTTCCAACGCGTACGTGAAAAATGGAGTTTTTTCACTCCGTAGTAGTTTTGTAAGTTTGCGGTGGGTCGCAGAGTCCTGCACCTGGACTCTAATCccttgcaatatatttttagccTTGGTATAGTGGATTCGGCGTTCCACTAAGATGTCTGAGATCCTAGGCCACTGCGCTTTGTCCTGGATGATTACAGGCGGCGGAAGTTTCGTCAGTTTTTCTTCGGTGGCCTCGTTGGCCTTCGGGGTCGCTGAAGGCGACTTCGGTGTTGCAGGGCGTGCGGGTGGTGCCCTGGGTGTCTCGGGGCGCGAGGGCGGCGACGACGGCGACGCCGGCGGTGGAGGGCGGATCGAGCGCGGGCTCGTTTTCCCGGGCCGTTTTTTGGTTGGAGGCGGGGCTTGAGGAGCCCTCGCCTTCCTTTTAGCGGATTTGGAGAGGACGGGCTCGAACCCGTCGCTCTCCGCGTCCGAGAATCCTACGTCGGAGCCGATGGACTCCGAGTCACGGGACCTCCCGCCATCACTGTCTGACTCAACCTCCATGGTTGAGCCGACAGGTGACGCGAGGTAGGGTGACTGAGCTCCGTCGATTCCGACGGTGGGCCCTACGTTGTCCTCAATATTGAGGGCGAATCCGTTTAGTACGCTAACCGCGTCTGGGAGGTGCTGGTAGAGCAGCTTTAGTAGCTGCTCTTTAGTTAGCTGATTGAGTGGGTCCATTTTGTGGCCCTGAGGAGAAAACGTTTGCCTCCCTGCCGTGAGGCAGGGAGGTGTGTGCCTACCGTGTGATCCCTATATGGAATCTGCCCGTCGGTGGCAGAAATGTGTGCCTATTCCTAACAAGCGTGTACCTATTTTACGTGTACTTACTGGCGGACGGTGGCGGCTTGCTGCACACGGAACTCGCGGTTACGCGCACAACACTTATTCTGGTCTTGCTGACACTGAACGCTTGAGTTTTTATTGTCTGTCACTGATTGGTTGGCCTTAGTAACACAAGGGTCGGTCGGTCGGTGGCTCAGGTAGGCGAGCAGGTAGGTCGGCAGGTAGTCGAACCCGACTACCGCTTCGGTGGTTGGTGATATCTGAGTATCGGTTAGGCTGGAAACAGTGCTCGACCGACGGTCAGCGCTGACAGTGCGTCCTGACCATCAGCGTAGACCGTCGGTTGTTATAATGTATTCAGTACTACGCTGACGGCGAACTCCGATGCGTGTGTAGAGTGCCCAAAAAAAATGAATCCGTTTGCAGTAAATGCTCTAACATGTGCACGCTATTTTTTGTGCAAACGACGAAATAGGAGGAGGCGAAGATATCATGTGCACCCAATGCTTGTAGAACGGTTACTTGAAGGCGAATTCTGCAAACTATTTTCGAGATTGCAAAAAGACGAGGAAAAgttttttgattatttcaagATGTCAATCAGAAGTTTCAGTGAACTACAAGCAAGGTTACAAGATACTTTGAAGCATTCCAATATGTTTCGAGCTCCTGTCCAACCTGTTGAAAGATTGGTCGTGACTTTAAGGTAAgtacttattacaataataaaatactcaaaattatttatcaacatttatttaaaaaattacaattttgacattacattttacatttttttattgaaagaaagaaaattgtttaaatcACGGTTTTGATTGGATAAATCATTTGTCTGTACATAAATCTGCTGAGAAGAGGGCCGTCCCTCTACCAAATAAGAATGTTCGATATTAGAAGAGGGTTCCTCTACAAAATACGACTGTTGGATATTTGAGTGACCGGGCTGTGTTTGAAAAGGAGATTGTACTACTGGGTACAACGCGACAGAAGTAGTTGCGTGTTGCGAATCCGATGAAGTAAAAGAATGCGATGTCCCTGGGCGGTCTGAGTCGAGTCTTGAAATTTCGATGGCTTTTTGTAGCACCTCTtgacgaaatattaatttttgctCGATAGAAAAAGTATTAGTAATCGGCAAGAGTGAACAGAAAAACGCCATTCCATCGTTATGCATAACTTTTGCATTATCTTTAAAGAAAGTCAGCATTTCTCTGTCAAACTCATCTTCAACGCGATTTGTTTGGCGTTGTGTTCGCTTAAATTTTTTTCCACGGTTAGAGGCAGGTCTTTGACTGTTACGGATAATAGTAGAATCATCGGAATTTGAAGATTGAGGTTCAACAGTTCCTTCATTTCCGGTAGGTTGCGATACGACAGCTCCAACGTTTCCAGCAGTTTCATTTTGGTTTGGCTCCTCATTTGACAAAATTGAATCACTCGCAGGCAGCGCGCGGTCTACGTGCGGCAAGCATGCGAGTTGCGAGTTGTTACCGAGTGGTCCACGCGCCGCCCGCGCGTGGGCAACTTGCGAGCGAGGCGATCCGGAGTTGATGTAATGAGCGTATACCCATATAAATCCATACAAACAATATCAACCGCACTAGTTGAGGCGGTGAGCGTTCCTGCACACGATGCCGTCACCGCGCCGTCGCCACGCCGACGCCGCGCAATTACTCTGTAGATACGAGTCGCGCGAAGCCCGCCACCGCGCCGCTCCGGCGCCGCCACCGCGCGCGTTCGCCTCCTTCCCTGCTGTTTGATTCATTCCATTACCGGCCGCGTACGAACGTGCACGCCGCGAGATCGC of Vanessa atalanta chromosome 28, ilVanAtal1.2, whole genome shotgun sequence contains these proteins:
- the LOC125074537 gene encoding uncharacterized protein LOC125074537 yields the protein MALHFYKRGPKVYRMLQKIFVLPSPFTLNKMVSKANIKSGLNENIFQQLKKQASRMKPSHKLCTLVFDEMALTPHLDYSRRNDKITGLASMIKKNIRKLNEVGFKVLATVCDQGTSNVSAINYLIKETKQEYAKAGKEAKDGVFEVDNEEVVPLFDVPHLIKGIRNNLLYKDLSYTIDGIKKQQSGTTLQSTMFTDQGLLPSECKDTADILLFFDELFDSMNGSCSNSSKRSGKPLLLPVKPRSEHHEIWKKSKVVLKSMKE